Proteins encoded by one window of Bacteroidia bacterium:
- a CDS encoding S41 family peptidase, translating into MRKRIRLYVAVILVGISAFSVYSFSDDYFEISRNLDIFATLFRELNIYYVDETKPGDLMKKGIDDMLASLDPYTNYIPESEIEDYRFMTTGQYGGIGSLIGQRNNEVIITDPYEGFPAQKADLRAGDVIVELDGKPIKGKKNEEVSKLLKGQPKTSVKITIRRDGEPNLIDKNVVREEIKINSVSYSGIIDNDLGYIRLTGFTENAGQEVKNALQALEAKTKLRGLIFDLRGNPGGLLNEAVNIVNIFVNKGVEVVSTKGKAKEWDKTYHALNNPVDTEIPVAVLVNSSSASASEIVSGSLQDLDRGIIIGQRTFGKGLVQTTRPLSYGAQLKVTTAKYYIPSGRCIQALDYSHRNDDGSVGKIPDSLITQFKTKAGRTVYDGGGVMPDFVTDIRQLSPISQSLLLKYLLFDYATMYRNTHPSIAPAKEFHLSDAEYAEFVKWISAKDYDYETKSEKILDDFKTTAEKEKYFSAAAAEFEVLKKKISHDKNADLQKFKDEITELLENEIVSRYYYQSGQIEASFKNDLEIKKATEALKDKDVYSSIMKNSMASAKEKH; encoded by the coding sequence ATGCGTAAAAGAATCAGATTGTATGTTGCCGTTATTCTGGTTGGCATATCTGCTTTTTCTGTTTATAGTTTCAGTGACGATTATTTTGAAATATCGCGCAACCTCGACATTTTCGCCACCTTGTTTCGAGAGTTGAACATTTATTATGTTGATGAGACAAAGCCGGGTGACCTGATGAAAAAAGGCATTGATGATATGCTTGCTTCTCTTGACCCATACACCAACTATATTCCCGAAAGCGAAATTGAAGACTATCGTTTCATGACCACCGGACAGTATGGAGGAATAGGTTCTTTAATAGGCCAGCGCAACAATGAAGTTATTATAACAGATCCTTACGAAGGGTTTCCAGCACAAAAAGCAGACCTGCGTGCAGGTGATGTTATTGTTGAACTTGATGGTAAACCCATTAAAGGAAAAAAGAATGAGGAGGTGAGCAAGTTGCTTAAAGGTCAGCCAAAAACCTCAGTTAAAATAACAATCAGACGCGATGGTGAACCCAACCTGATTGATAAAAATGTAGTGCGCGAAGAGATTAAGATAAACAGTGTTTCCTACAGTGGAATTATTGATAATGATTTAGGCTATATTCGTCTGACAGGATTTACTGAAAATGCAGGGCAGGAAGTTAAAAATGCATTACAAGCCCTGGAAGCTAAGACAAAATTAAGAGGATTGATTTTTGACTTGCGTGGAAATCCCGGTGGTCTGCTCAACGAAGCAGTTAATATTGTAAATATTTTTGTGAATAAAGGTGTTGAAGTAGTTAGTACAAAGGGAAAAGCCAAAGAGTGGGATAAAACCTATCATGCATTGAACAATCCTGTTGACACAGAAATTCCGGTGGCTGTTTTAGTAAACAGCAGCAGTGCTTCTGCGTCTGAAATTGTTTCGGGAAGCCTTCAGGACTTAGATAGAGGTATCATTATTGGTCAGAGAACTTTTGGTAAAGGACTTGTACAAACCACCAGACCGTTGAGTTATGGGGCACAACTTAAAGTTACAACAGCAAAGTATTATATTCCCAGTGGTCGTTGCATTCAGGCACTTGATTATTCACATCGTAATGACGATGGCAGCGTAGGAAAAATTCCTGATTCACTCATCACACAATTTAAAACCAAGGCCGGTCGTACTGTTTATGATGGCGGTGGTGTTATGCCTGACTTTGTTACTGATATCAGACAGCTTAGTCCCATTTCGCAAAGTTTGTTACTGAAATATTTATTGTTTGATTATGCAACAATGTATCGTAACACACATCCATCAATTGCACCTGCAAAAGAATTTCATCTTTCTGATGCGGAATATGCTGAGTTTGTAAAATGGATTTCTGCAAAAGACTATGATTATGAAACCAAGAGTGAAAAAATTCTTGATGATTTTAAAACTACAGCAGAAAAAGAAAAGTACTTTAGTGCAGCAGCAGCAGAGTTTGAAGTGCTGAAGAAAAAAATATCGCATGATAAAAATGCAGACCTTCAGAAATTTAAAGACGAGATAACAGAGTTGCTCGAGAATGAAATTGTTTCACGTTATTATTATCAGTCCGGGCAGATTGAAGCATCTTTTAAAAACGATTTGGAAATTAAGAAGGCAACAGAAGCACTCAAGGATAAAGATGTTTACAGTTCCATCATGAAAAACTCTATGGCTTCGGCTAAAGAAAAGCACTAG
- the yidD gene encoding membrane protein insertion efficiency factor YidD yields MIKLLNRILIAIVKFYKIAISPLLPMSCRYYPTCSEFCMEALKKYGPLKGGFLSLKRILSCNPFGGHGHHPVP; encoded by the coding sequence ATGATCAAACTGCTGAACAGGATTCTGATAGCCATAGTAAAGTTTTATAAAATAGCCATATCGCCATTGTTGCCTATGTCATGTCGCTATTATCCTACATGCAGCGAGTTTTGTATGGAAGCACTGAAAAAGTATGGGCCGTTGAAAGGTGGTTTTTTATCACTTAAAAGAATTTTATCCTGCAATCCATTTGGTGGTCACGGTCATCATCCGGTACCTTAA
- the rnpA gene encoding ribonuclease P protein component has translation MTEGTLRHTFNKAERLCRRNDFEQIFSQGAAFNRFPFRVYWLKLNESTSTVPVKIAISVPKRKIRSAVSRNRIKRLIRESYRLNKQILSNELKKKDQVIHIMFVYNGNINATFTEIQSKIILILQRLKELNDQTAEQDSDSHSKVL, from the coding sequence ATGACTGAGGGCACTTTGCGACATACATTTAATAAAGCAGAACGTCTATGTAGAAGGAACGATTTTGAACAGATATTTAGTCAGGGTGCAGCGTTTAACCGCTTTCCTTTCAGGGTATATTGGCTGAAATTAAATGAAAGTACATCAACAGTTCCTGTTAAAATTGCAATTAGTGTACCTAAGCGAAAAATCAGAAGTGCCGTTTCACGCAACCGTATTAAAAGGCTAATTCGAGAAAGTTACAGGCTTAATAAACAGATATTGAGCAACGAACTGAAAAAGAAAGATCAGGTCATTCACATCATGTTTGTTTATAATGGAAATATTAACGCTACCTTCACAGAAATACAATCTAAAATAATCCTAATTTTACAGCGTTTAAAGGAATTGAATGATCAAACTGCTGAACAGGATTCTGATAGCCATAGTAAAGTTTTATAA
- a CDS encoding ABC transporter ATP-binding protein: MEPIITVNNLVKHYESFQAVKGISFDVNEGEIFGLLGPNGAGKTTTLEIMETLRTKTSGEITIKGFHVGTDDDEIKKIIGVQLQAAGYYPSLTLLELIDLFAGLYSRDVNAMELLQKVGLTDKAKSKYKELSGGQKQRFSIATTLINKPAVIFLDEPTTGLDPQARRNLWDLIRQIKNEGTTVVITTHYMDEAEELCSRVAIIENGKIIALDTPDQLIDALVAKGFERKKEVKKANLEDVFLNLTGQEWRE; encoded by the coding sequence ATGGAGCCAATTATTACGGTAAATAATTTAGTCAAACATTACGAAAGCTTTCAGGCTGTTAAAGGTATATCGTTTGATGTAAATGAAGGTGAGATTTTTGGTTTATTAGGTCCCAATGGTGCCGGTAAAACAACAACGCTTGAAATTATGGAAACCCTTCGTACGAAAACTTCAGGTGAGATTACTATCAAAGGATTTCATGTTGGTACAGACGATGATGAAATAAAAAAAATTATTGGAGTTCAGTTGCAGGCAGCAGGCTATTATCCAAGTCTGACATTACTTGAGTTGATTGACTTATTTGCAGGATTGTATAGCCGAGATGTTAATGCAATGGAGTTGCTTCAGAAAGTTGGTTTAACGGATAAAGCAAAATCAAAATATAAAGAATTGTCAGGCGGGCAGAAGCAACGTTTTTCTATTGCAACAACATTAATCAACAAACCGGCAGTTATTTTTCTTGATGAACCTACCACCGGATTAGACCCGCAAGCAAGAAGAAACCTTTGGGACTTGATTCGACAGATAAAAAACGAAGGCACCACAGTAGTAATCACCACGCATTATATGGATGAGGCAGAGGAGTTATGCAGTCGTGTAGCCATTATTGAAAACGGAAAAATTATAGCACTCGATACACCAGACCAGTTGATTGATGCTTTAGTAGCCAAAGGTTTTGAAAGAAAAAAAGAAGTAAAAAAAGCAAATCTGGAAGATGTGTTCCTGAATCTTACAGGACAGGAGTGGCGCGAATAA
- a CDS encoding DUF3109 family protein, producing MLKVDDILVSDQVITEKFICDLSKCKGACCVEGESGAPLEEDELKALEKVYPKVKSYLTDKGIKAIEAQGYYIKDDDDEWVTPLMWPGGPCAYTIFENGIALCGIEKAYRDKKIKFNKPISCHLYPIRVLKTKSGDALNYHEWEVCNPACKLGKKEKVRVYEFLKTALTRKYGEAWYNKLVKAAQEYLQALTK from the coding sequence GTGTTAAAAGTTGATGACATACTGGTATCGGACCAGGTTATAACAGAGAAATTTATTTGCGATCTTTCCAAGTGTAAAGGAGCATGTTGTGTAGAAGGTGAATCGGGTGCGCCATTGGAAGAAGATGAGTTGAAAGCACTGGAAAAAGTCTATCCAAAAGTTAAATCTTATTTAACGGATAAGGGAATTAAAGCAATTGAAGCGCAAGGGTATTATATTAAAGATGATGATGATGAATGGGTGACACCCTTGATGTGGCCCGGAGGTCCATGTGCTTACACAATTTTTGAAAATGGTATTGCCCTATGTGGAATCGAAAAAGCATACCGAGATAAAAAAATAAAATTCAACAAGCCAATTAGCTGTCATCTTTATCCTATCCGTGTATTAAAAACAAAATCGGGCGATGCACTCAACTATCATGAATGGGAAGTATGCAATCCTGCCTGTAAGTTGGGAAAAAAAGAAAAAGTGAGGGTGTATGAATTTCTGAAAACAGCACTGACAAGAAAATATGGCGAAGCATGGTATAACAAATTAGTTAAGGCAGCACAAGAGTATTTACAGGCACTGACAAAATAA
- a CDS encoding TonB-dependent receptor — MYLFKHRITWLIFFIIVQSAAAQTTITGTVTDQKNNPVAGANIVIRDSYDGASSDASGKFNFTSDETGDVIIVCSMIGFNPTDKKIKLQGGTIEVNFKLKETSNELNTVTITAGAFEASDEKKMVILRPLDIVTTAGSQGDIYGALQTLPGTQPTQDQEGLFVRGGDAAEAKTLIDGIEVANPYFSSVPDVPQRSRFSPFMFKGTNFSTGGYSAQYGQAMSSVLALESEDLPPRSVGNIGIMSVGGGGGYMHRWKKTSAGVFANYFNLAPYFALIKQNRDWNSPPQTFSSSAIFRHKTSETGIIKAFINYQYSDLSLNFDNLEDVTGKSKNHFGLNNYNIFSIVSYKEVLNKWTVQAAGSYSKDINRIYPKPQHLLFSNQLWQSRVVVSRSISELSTIRGGAEVKYNDFSNLYNNFRVDSTEMFTAVFLEGDAYITRKLVARAGLRVENSYLLRASNLAPRISVAYKLGKFDQLNVAYGDYYQTPDKNYLIFTNLDHFEKATHYILNYQYVNEKRTFRVEAYYKKYNHLVQTTNMASNVYATAFATGDDGKGFAQGIDFFWRDKQTFKYVDYWISYSFLDTKRKYLYYPFEVQPTFASKHVVSVVMKRWFPKLRSSIGFTYVYAAGRPYYNPNKTSENNFLSDRTNDYNNLSLTWSYLTSIGRHFTVISAAVNNVLGIESAYSYRYSTDGLRRSAVGPTSKRSFFIGVFISFGEDKTE, encoded by the coding sequence ATGTATTTATTTAAACATAGAATAACCTGGTTGATTTTTTTTATAATTGTACAATCAGCAGCCGCACAAACTACAATTACAGGAACCGTTACCGATCAAAAAAATAATCCTGTTGCAGGAGCCAATATAGTTATTCGCGACAGTTATGATGGCGCCAGTAGCGATGCCTCAGGAAAATTTAATTTCACTTCTGACGAGACAGGTGATGTAATAATAGTTTGCAGTATGATTGGATTTAACCCTACTGATAAAAAAATAAAACTTCAGGGTGGTACTATTGAAGTAAATTTTAAACTAAAAGAAACAAGCAATGAACTAAATACCGTAACTATTACTGCAGGAGCCTTTGAAGCAAGTGATGAAAAGAAAATGGTCATTTTACGGCCTTTAGATATTGTTACTACCGCAGGTTCGCAAGGTGATATTTACGGAGCACTGCAAACACTTCCGGGCACACAGCCTACACAAGATCAGGAAGGACTTTTTGTTCGCGGTGGTGATGCTGCAGAAGCTAAAACACTTATTGATGGAATAGAAGTTGCCAACCCATATTTTTCAAGCGTTCCGGATGTTCCGCAACGAAGCAGGTTTTCACCATTTATGTTTAAAGGTACAAACTTCAGCACAGGAGGTTATTCAGCGCAATATGGTCAGGCCATGTCATCTGTTTTGGCTTTAGAGAGCGAAGATCTTCCACCACGTTCTGTCGGAAATATTGGTATCATGTCTGTTGGTGGTGGTGGCGGCTACATGCATCGGTGGAAAAAAACTTCAGCAGGTGTCTTTGCCAACTATTTTAACCTTGCACCTTATTTTGCCTTAATAAAACAAAACCGCGACTGGAATTCTCCTCCTCAGACTTTCAGCAGCTCTGCTATATTCAGACATAAAACATCTGAAACCGGCATTATTAAAGCTTTTATCAATTATCAGTATAGTGACTTGTCACTTAACTTCGACAATCTGGAAGACGTTACCGGAAAAAGTAAAAATCATTTTGGTCTCAACAACTACAATATCTTCTCTATAGTATCCTATAAGGAGGTACTGAATAAATGGACAGTGCAGGCTGCCGGATCATACAGTAAAGACATTAATCGCATTTATCCAAAACCACAACATCTGCTTTTCAGTAATCAATTGTGGCAAAGTCGTGTAGTAGTGTCACGATCAATAAGTGAGCTGAGCACTATACGCGGTGGCGCAGAAGTAAAATATAACGACTTCAGTAACCTCTATAATAATTTCAGAGTGGACAGTACTGAAATGTTTACTGCAGTTTTTCTGGAAGGTGATGCTTACATTACAAGAAAATTAGTAGCACGTGCAGGACTTAGAGTTGAAAATTCATACCTTCTTCGTGCAAGTAATCTTGCCCCTCGCATCAGTGTTGCATATAAATTAGGAAAGTTTGATCAGTTAAATGTAGCTTATGGTGACTATTATCAAACACCTGATAAAAACTATCTCATATTTACTAACCTTGACCACTTTGAGAAAGCAACACATTATATATTGAACTATCAGTATGTAAATGAAAAAAGAACTTTTCGTGTTGAAGCATACTATAAAAAATACAATCACTTGGTACAGACAACTAATATGGCATCGAATGTATATGCCACCGCTTTTGCTACTGGCGATGATGGAAAAGGCTTTGCACAAGGAATAGATTTTTTCTGGCGTGATAAACAAACTTTTAAGTATGTGGATTACTGGATTTCATATTCTTTCCTCGACACCAAACGAAAATATTTATACTATCCGTTTGAAGTACAGCCTACCTTTGCCTCAAAGCATGTAGTGAGTGTAGTTATGAAACGGTGGTTTCCAAAATTGAGAAGTAGTATTGGCTTTACTTATGTGTATGCAGCAGGAAGACCTTATTATAATCCCAATAAAACGAGTGAAAATAATTTTCTTTCCGACCGTACTAACGATTATAACAACCTGAGTTTAACGTGGAGTTACCTGACATCAATAGGCAGACACTTTACAGTAATTTCTGCTGCTGTAAACAATGTGTTGGGTATTGAAAGTGCCTACAGCTATCGTTACAGCACAGATGGACTAAGAAGAAGTGCTGTTGGCCCGACTTCAAAGCGTTCATTCTTTATTGGTGTATTTATCAGCTTCGGGGAAGATAAAACAGAATAA
- a CDS encoding MBL fold metallo-hydrolase → MQIKKFTFNPFEENTYIVYDETSQCAIIDPGCYMPEEKEELLGFIKEQKLKPVLLLNTHCHVDHIFGNKLVYDTFGLKPQFHQLELRLLEAAGEYSKQWGIFLEPSPTAEKYLNEGDIISFGNLSFEILFTPGHSPGSLCFYHKQHKIVIGGDVLFQMSIGRYDLPGGDEQTLLNSIRTQLFTLPADVKVLPGHGPETTIGFEKMYNPFLV, encoded by the coding sequence ATGCAGATAAAGAAATTTACATTTAATCCTTTTGAAGAAAACACCTATATTGTTTATGATGAGACATCACAGTGTGCTATAATAGACCCCGGATGTTATATGCCGGAAGAGAAGGAAGAGTTGCTGGGCTTTATTAAAGAACAAAAACTTAAACCGGTTTTATTACTGAATACACATTGCCATGTTGATCACATTTTCGGAAACAAATTAGTCTATGATACTTTCGGACTAAAACCTCAGTTTCATCAATTGGAGTTACGATTGCTCGAAGCGGCAGGAGAGTACAGTAAGCAGTGGGGAATATTTCTGGAGCCATCTCCAACGGCAGAAAAGTATTTGAATGAGGGAGATATTATTTCGTTCGGTAATCTTTCATTTGAAATTTTATTTACTCCTGGTCATAGTCCTGGAAGTTTATGTTTTTATCATAAACAACATAAAATAGTTATTGGGGGTGATGTATTGTTTCAAATGAGTATCGGTCGTTATGATTTACCCGGTGGTGATGAACAAACATTATTGAACAGTATCAGAACACAATTATTTACGTTACCGGCAGATGTAAAAGTACTTCCGGGTCATGGCCCCGAAACAACAATAGGTTTTGAAAAAATGTACAATCCGTTTTTAGTTTAA
- a CDS encoding DNA-3-methyladenine glycosylase: MKYIKHLCKDKKLAPVIKHHGVVELKKRKDLFLSLCGSIISQQLSVKVADVIKQRFYNLFDGKPTPEKVLQAKTESLRSIGLSNSKANYIRNIAAFAMENSLQLSKINKMSNDEFIEYITQIKGVGRWTAEMIMMFTLGREDVFSVDDYGIQQSVIGLYKIRISDKKKLRLRILSISEQWAPYRTYACMYLWRWRDNA; this comes from the coding sequence ATGAAATACATCAAACATCTTTGTAAAGATAAAAAGTTGGCACCGGTAATTAAACATCATGGCGTTGTTGAACTAAAAAAAAGAAAAGATTTGTTTCTGAGCTTATGCGGTTCAATTATATCACAACAGTTGTCTGTAAAAGTTGCTGATGTAATAAAGCAGCGTTTTTATAATTTGTTTGATGGAAAACCAACTCCCGAAAAAGTGCTTCAGGCAAAAACAGAATCATTGAGAAGTATTGGTTTAAGTAATTCAAAAGCAAACTATATCAGAAACATCGCTGCCTTTGCAATGGAAAATAGTTTGCAGTTGAGTAAAATAAATAAGATGAGCAATGATGAGTTTATTGAATACATTACTCAGATAAAAGGTGTAGGCCGCTGGACTGCAGAAATGATAATGATGTTCACCTTAGGTCGCGAAGATGTTTTTTCTGTTGACGATTATGGTATTCAACAATCGGTAATAGGTCTATATAAAATAAGAATATCTGATAAGAAAAAGTTGCGTCTGCGAATTTTATCTATTTCTGAGCAATGGGCACCATACCGAACTTATGCTTGCATGTATTTATGGCGATGGAGAGATAATGCGTGA
- a CDS encoding DUF1223 domain-containing protein, whose amino-acid sequence MKRYIFILLMLLSSVAFAQPTGSGFAVVELFTSQGCGSCPAAEIVLKKEMDDAVKNNKPVYFLSFHVDYWNKYGWKDPYSSIKYSRRQNNYVSATGSNEVFTPQVFINGNTGFVGSDSKRLKIEIEKGLKTPSKQKLTVKVMQTLNDTLHLSYSASKADANANIIVAVVQKSVTTKITKGENIGRTLVQDNVVRLYEVYPADLKGTILLKTNKLALDENFQLIAFIQNKQSKKISAVTALTL is encoded by the coding sequence ATGAAAAGATATATATTTATTCTACTAATGCTGCTGTCATCAGTTGCTTTTGCACAACCAACTGGTAGTGGTTTTGCAGTGGTAGAACTTTTTACTTCACAGGGTTGCGGCAGTTGCCCGGCAGCAGAAATAGTTCTTAAAAAAGAAATGGATGATGCAGTAAAAAACAACAAGCCTGTATATTTTTTAAGTTTTCATGTGGACTATTGGAATAAATACGGCTGGAAAGATCCATACAGCAGCATTAAGTATTCAAGACGACAAAATAATTATGTCAGCGCAACAGGCAGTAACGAAGTGTTTACACCACAGGTTTTTATTAACGGCAACACAGGCTTTGTTGGCTCCGACAGCAAACGTCTGAAAATAGAAATTGAAAAAGGTCTTAAAACACCTTCCAAACAAAAACTGACTGTCAAGGTTATGCAAACTCTTAATGATACACTACATCTCAGCTATAGTGCAAGTAAAGCCGATGCCAATGCAAATATTATTGTTGCCGTAGTACAAAAGAGTGTTACCACAAAAATTACAAAAGGTGAAAACATTGGAAGAACACTGGTGCAAGACAACGTAGTGAGACTTTACGAAGTTTATCCTGCTGACTTAAAAGGAACAATTCTGTTAAAAACCAACAAGCTAGCACTGGATGAGAATTTTCAACTCATTGCATTTATTCAGAACAAACAAAGTAAGAAAATTTCTGCTGTTACTGCATTAACACTTTAG
- a CDS encoding acyl-CoA dehydrogenase family protein: MSKDRFQAPDYYLIDELLTDEHKLIRDSVREWVKKEVSPIIEDACQKCEFPKHLIKGLAEVGAFGPYIPAEYGGGGLDQISYGLIMQELERGDSGIRSTASVQSSLVMYPIYTYGSEAQRKKYLPKLASGEWMGCFGLTEPDHGSNPGGMVTNIKDKGDHYLLNGAKMWISNAPFAQVAVVWAKDEEGVIRGLIVERGMKGFTTPETHGKWSLRASATGELVFDNVEVPKENLLPNVKGLKGPLGCLNSARYGIAWGALGAAMDCYDSALRYAKERKQFGRPIGGFQLQQKKLAEMLTEITKGQLLVWRLGKLKNENRANPAQISMAKRNNVHTALWCAREARQIHGGMGITGEYPIMRHMMNLESVITYEGTHDIHLLITGMDITGENAFT, encoded by the coding sequence ATGTCAAAAGACAGATTTCAGGCACCGGATTATTATTTAATAGATGAATTATTAACTGACGAGCATAAATTGATTCGCGACAGTGTGCGTGAATGGGTAAAGAAAGAGGTTTCTCCAATTATTGAAGATGCCTGTCAGAAGTGTGAGTTTCCAAAACATCTTATTAAAGGCCTGGCAGAAGTAGGAGCATTCGGCCCTTATATTCCGGCAGAATATGGTGGTGGTGGATTAGATCAGATTAGCTATGGTTTAATCATGCAGGAACTGGAACGAGGTGACAGTGGTATTCGTTCAACTGCATCGGTACAGAGTTCTTTGGTGATGTATCCGATTTATACTTATGGAAGTGAAGCACAACGCAAAAAATATTTACCCAAACTTGCATCAGGAGAATGGATGGGATGTTTTGGCCTGACCGAGCCTGACCATGGTTCAAACCCCGGAGGTATGGTTACCAATATTAAAGATAAAGGCGATCATTATTTACTCAATGGCGCTAAGATGTGGATTAGCAATGCGCCCTTTGCACAGGTTGCAGTGGTTTGGGCAAAAGACGAAGAAGGTGTAATCAGAGGATTGATAGTAGAGCGAGGCATGAAAGGATTTACAACACCTGAAACGCATGGAAAATGGAGTTTACGTGCAAGCGCAACAGGGGAGTTGGTTTTTGATAATGTTGAAGTACCTAAAGAAAATTTATTGCCTAATGTAAAAGGCTTGAAAGGCCCATTAGGTTGTTTGAACAGTGCACGTTACGGAATTGCATGGGGGGCATTAGGTGCAGCCATGGATTGTTATGACAGCGCTTTGCGTTATGCCAAAGAGCGTAAGCAATTTGGAAGGCCTATTGGTGGCTTTCAACTTCAGCAGAAAAAACTTGCCGAGATGCTTACAGAAATTACCAAAGGTCAGTTGTTAGTATGGCGACTTGGAAAATTAAAGAATGAAAACAGAGCCAACCCGGCACAAATCAGTATGGCTAAACGTAATAACGTACACACTGCATTGTGGTGTGCACGCGAAGCACGACAAATACATGGCGGCATGGGCATCACTGGAGAATACCCTATTATGCGCCACATGATGAACCTTGAGTCGGTAATTACTTACGAAGGAACACATGATATTCATTTGCTGATTACAGGAATGGATATTACAGGAGAAAATGCATTTACCTGA